A genome region from Plasmodium vivax chromosome 11, whole genome shotgun sequence includes the following:
- a CDS encoding hypothetical protein, conserved (encoded by transcript PVX_113685A): MQVAKMKKKETQNVTNETDILFLPKVKSKELKLHLVYLSLIFVSFVVVITIYVCLIPGLNIESKQKLKTLIPKNFNDIVTLNSKGKIKILYDSLISYKNEHGFILLILLSLIYIFYQAFPLFLWWMTGTGSIITILIGAFYNYAFSIFYCSLLSTISPLVTYFIFKNYGRTVIEYFFKKPLTKFDEQIKKRVKSRLDLFFYIALLRLTPVFPNALINISVASLALPAIPFSLATYIGLMPNTIILVSVGQTISMLSSVDMKQKFYIPITFIALLLLFQTIIKYKYREIGL, from the exons ATGCAAGTCgcaaagatgaaaaaaaaggaaacacaaAATGTGACAAACGAAACTGATATATTATTCCTCCCAAAAGTAAAAAGCAAAGAGCTGAAGTTACACCTCGTTTACCTCTCCCTAATATTCGTATCTTTCGTCGTGGTGATTACGATATATGTTTGTCTCATTCCGG GCCTAAACATAGAAAGCAAGCAGAAGCTAAAAACGCTGattccaaaaaattttaatgatatCGTAACATTGAACAGcaaagggaaaattaaaattctgTATGACTCTTTAATTTCctacaaaaatgaacatggcTTTATATTGCTCATATTGCtctcattaatatatattttttaccaaGCCTTCCCCTTATTTTTATGGTGGATGACAGGGACGGGGAGTATCATAACTATACTAATTGGTGCGTTTTACAATTATgctttttccatattttattgttcCCTACTTTCGACAATTTCCCCCCTAGTGActtactttatttttaagaattatgGGCGTACAGtaatagaatatttttttaagaagccACTTACTAAGTTTGATGAGCAGATAAAGAAGAGAGTTAAGAGTAGActtgatttgtttttttacaTTGCCCTTTTAAGGTTAACTCCTGTGTTTCCCAATGCGTTGATAAACATTTCGGTAGCGTCCCTCGCCCTTCCCGCGATCCCCTTTTCGCTGGCCACGTACATAGGGCTCATGCCCAACACGATCATCCTGG ttTCCGTGGGCCAGACCATCAGCATGCTGTCCTCCGTTGATATGAAGCAGAAGTTTTACATCCCCATAACGTTTATCGCCCTGCTGCTGCTTTTCCAGACGATCATAAAGTACAAGTACAGGGAGATTGGGTTATAG
- a CDS encoding hypothetical protein, conserved (encoded by transcript PVX_113710A), with translation MEPIDRLNSNCLFADSNYYDKEDVIKNLYNTVLTRTVKEIDEKNYNLIETLVKYEGEINRCIDMSNYYINEAFSSTLKTEKVRRRLRVHIYTVFNDGDKEMNYPADIEIADSENIYKYASPSSFTFNIHGYILNADESDYHNDADSPGVHTVPANASKNDDNDLSHLVDESKTRTKDADSKCSGTDIDDLSDANEQIDYCNTTVMKFTSFFSTIMVMRDKETIIYDKNNKNYYDCDKLTFSRIVNEKKKETIKIFLFLDQKIPFFELSPQLKNFMQSPEETMPEVIKRIYEYSLEKELIDSNGIMRTDEVLRDVLEVDEYEFCELPRILQKHVSIQKPIVLEHVVDLEKEDESESIYDIVVDIFEPFIAFEDGKLQKFVLDSHRLSNLLQFLKMNESKDGSSDKMSKSHVENVGSSKEGKQVDECDGKADEADEAVEAKSSAEQNGDAPEEETSHRENAEEEGETNVCEEKGKKEKRSGKEGSSSHKDSDKKEANLNSPTISIFEKLNGIQSEIDNMDEEIINILCKIKQKNSLRLRYTNFYENPCGFIDHVMNSKFPVDFESVNDNNYIYDQAANINDDNYYKLPWVHRGISKYLLIKNKNFDDVLKSVLNSMNLDCKRKLDDMNTNESKKQKVHLGAEESFDNNPYKFNMNYSYQSQPDLNNNAYFYYPNKNMNFNNAPEPFINNPMPNFCNNMNYESSNMPVPVPVTMPVPVAMPVTMPVAVPVPPPFPIEMMAFNGNGNKLPENMNPQNNFMQHNEQGNFNMYAQQVAPYAPYMMNYPPFNEMPPQNGFNPLYPGAVPMDGVYPNGNFYNANNYIP, from the coding sequence ATGGAGCCTATAGATCGTTTAAATTCGAATTGCCTGTTTGCTGATAGTAACTACTATGACAAGGAGGATGTTATTAAGAATTTATATAACACAGTGCTTACCAGGACGGTTAAAGAGATAGACGAAAAAAACTACAATTTAATTGAAACGTTGGTGAAGTATGAAGGGGAGATAAATAGATGTATTGACATGAGCAACTATTACATTAACGAAGCATTCTCATCAACCTTAAAGACAGAAAAGGTAAGACGCAGGTTGAGGGTACACATCTACACCGTTTTCAATGATGGCGACAAAGAAATGAATTATCCAGCTGATATTGAAATAGCAGATTCGGAGAATATTTACAAGTATGCTTCTCCCTCGTCTTTTACATTTAACATTCATGgctatattttaaatgccGATGAAAGTGATTACCATAATGATGCTGATTCGCCTGGCGTGCATACGGTCCCAGCCAACGcaagcaaaaatgatgataacGATTTGAGCCATTTAGTAGACGAAAGTAAGACGAGAACTAAGGATGCGGACAGCAAATGTTCAGGCACAGACATCGATGATTTATCGGACGCGAATGAGCAGATAGATTATTGCAACACCACTGTTATGAAATTCACATCCTTCTTTTCAACCATCATGGTTATGCGAGACAAAGAAACGATTATTTATGATAAGAATAATAAGAATTATTACGATTGTGATAAGCTAACATTTAGTCGTATagtgaatgaaaaaaaaaaggagacaattaaaatatttctttttttagaCCAAAAAATACCATTTTTCGAACTTTCGCCTCAGTTAAAGAATTTTATGCAGTCCCCCGAAGAAACCATGCCGGAAGTTATAAAGCGTATTTATGAATATAGCCTAGAAAAGGAATTAATTGATTCGAATGGGATTATGAGAACGGATGAAGTGTTAAGAGACGTGTTAGAGGTAGATGAATACGAATTTTGTGAGTTACCCAGAATTTTACAGAAGCATGTTTCCATTCAGAAGCCGATAGTTCTAGAGCACGTCGTTGATCTAGAGAAGGAGGATGAATCGGAGAGCATCTACGATATCGTAGTGGACATTTTTGAACCCTTCATCGCTTTCGAAGATGGCAAGcttcaaaaatttgttctGGATTCACATCGCCTCAGTAATTTGTTACAgtttttgaaaatgaatGAATCGAAGGATGGCAGCAGCGATAAAATGAGCAAGAGTCATGTTGAAAATGTGGGGAGTTCCAAAGAAGGCAAGCAAGTAGACGAGTGTGATGGGAAAGCggacgaagcggacgaagcCGTTGAGGCGAAGAGCAGCGCCGAGCAGAATGGAGATGCACCAGAAGAGGAAACCTCCCATCGTGAGAACGCCGAAGAGGAGGGCGAAACAAACGTGTGCGAAGAAAAAGGTAAGAAAGAAAAGCGGTCAGGTAAAGAAGGCTCTTCATCGCACAAGGACagtgataaaaaagaagcgaattTAAATTCGCCAACAATTTCTATATTTGAAAAGCTAAATGGAATACAAAGCGAAATAGACAACATGGATGAGGAGATTATAAACATCTTATGTAAAATTAAACAGAAAAATAGCCTAAGGCTACGttacacaaatttttatgaaaaccCATGTGGCTTTATTGACCATGTGATGAATAGCAAATTCCCAGTAGACTTCGAAAGTGTAAACGataataactatatatacGACCAAGCGGCAAATATCAATGatgataattattacaaacTGCCGTGGGTTCATAGGggaatttcaaaatatttgttaattaaaaataaaaactttgaCGACGTGCTCAAGTCCGTCTTAAATTCAATGAACTTAGATTGTAAAAGGAAGTTAGACGATATGAATACAAATGAAAGTAAAAAGCAGAAAGTACATCTAGGTGCAGAGGAAAGTTTCGATAATAACCCCTATAAATTTAACATGAATTATAGCTATCAGAGCCAGCCAGATTTAAATAACAATGCGTATTTTTACTATccaaacaaaaatatgaattttaatAATGCACCAGAGCCGTTTATTAACAACCCTATGCCAAATTTCTGCAATAATATGAATTACGAAAGCAGCAACATGCCTGTGCCTGTGCCTGTGACTATGCCCGTGCCCGTGGCTATGCCTGTGACCATGCCTGTGGCTGTCCctgttccccccccctttcccaTTGAAATGATGGCATTCAACGGGAATGGCAATAAATTGCCAGAAAATATGAATccacaaaataatttcatgcAGCATAACGAACAAGGTAATTTTAACATGTATGCGCAGCAAGTTGCACCATATGCGCCATACATGATGAATTACCCCCCTTTTAATGAAATGCCTCCGCAAAACGGTTTTAATCCTTTGTACCCCGGGGCGGTTCCTATGGACGGAGTGTATCCCAATGGGAACTTCTACAATGCGAACAACTACATTCCGTAG
- a CDS encoding hypothetical protein, conserved (encoded by transcript PVX_113695A), translating to MLRTCIMRSHPIRKVTKRNICTANSEQTSHRHISNLVLCKAQPQLQPQVQPPFGPTFLSQKKFFGVKRVVQKRKYMLKLIQPHQEKFDAEKYKTFLEKENLREKIDINNINIDNEKEVELYENYLLNYKYNKREVEKNAPLPLSLLSSSFIRRTIYSNREHVLKNLKNINWKKYCCNVKGVRWHASGAWRVYFCKRNYQHNFFVKCDCYFRVSIYGFEKSKELAVRYRKRLEYEYILLMKRWKEIEM from the exons ATGCTCAGAACATGTATTATGCGCAGTCACCCCATTCGTAAAGTCACTAAGAGAAACATCTGCACAGCAAACAGCGAGCAGACATCACACAGGCACATTTCCAACTTAGTGCTATGTAAAGCGCAACCGCAGTTGCAACCCCAGGTGCAGCCACCATTTGGACCTACATTCCTcagtcaaaaaaaattcttcggGGTAAAAAGAGTTGTTCAGAAAAGAA AGTACATGCTAAAATTAATACAACCGCACCAGGAAAAGTTTGACGcggaaaaatacaaaacctttttggaaaaggaaaacctacgtgaaaaaattgacataaACAACATCAACATCGACAATGAAAAGGAAGTcgaattatatgaaaattatttactaaattataaatacaacaaaagggaagttGAGAAGAATGCACCGCTGCCTCTATCCCTGTTGTCATCTTCCTTCATAAGAAGAACCATTTACTCTAACAGGGAACACGttttaaagaatttaaaaaacattaactGGAAAAAGTATTGTTGCAATGTCAAAGGTGTGAGGTGGCATGCTAGTGGGGCGTGGCGCGTCTACTTCTGTAAAAGAAATTAccagcataatttttttgtcaaatgtGACTGCTATTTTCGAGTAAGTATTTACGgttttgaaaaaagcaaGGAACTCGCCGTTCGGTACAGGAAACGGTTGGAGTATGAGTACATACTGCTCATGAAGCGCTGGAAGGAAATCGAAAtgtaa
- a CDS encoding trancription factor, putative (encoded by transcript PVX_113680A): MSEASVEGNELFNADDEEEQAEGNAADKAVGNADDRADDPAEGGARRKRKKEHQHTSPYVDKEAEEDDDEEEDGGHDGDDDDDDGDDDNDDDDGGDAEYRERKATSKGGASGLKKRKLSKKRYLSTFLDTEAQVGDDDEEEEYASSYVEEFEEAKKLEKKKMYETKLKSGTNHLAQTINKLSQRYENEKEIKDTLTDGETLTDEEMSGDEDEYFDEGECLSTFDSPKMWLIKLFRNGVERNLAMGIYYKYMKLKDNDFNIKGVYVSDNLKGYIYVEADSLYMLKRFLLGFKFINLNEITIVPVQELTSIFSMCHSKVIIPKVNEYVRIKRGVYMNDIGQIFEVHEKGIYAIVRLIPRIEYDKYNHFKKGNYHLGLTGSMSKGPSAMFDEHSGKTESYYLGDKFEMNSHGSRAIIPVGTAIGGDARNGQTANEQLELLDEALQIKRKKKKERPLKKLFDREEIEQIGGVIEHGPYPRTIKYQNNIFEENGYLLKKMNIKYLISENANITLTEIRDFNKNNTNEEDINLHVSKSFINKNSLHLFKKGERVKIMKGELYNLIGTITNVSENVLTINPDNLAKNFKFLPSDVTKYFLEGDNVTVINGIHKGKSGLISLLDYKENVALIFSPSLNTEFRSSIQDLSACEHSSSEGLGGINSLNGFSIGDLIELTDRQIGILTYIDRNKHIRVLTSNNKTLHTTIGTITSKRSAIGQVCKDENGNIIQAKDVIQVVRGIHKNKVAVVNYIWKNKVFAKINKKIEDNGFVVLDNENCILTGNQNEKKKIVTHNNLFRVNSSMLPRRVNTYQSFIGKTVKILSGVYKGLLGDVIDAERDEFTLLLKIKPKTIRQKRTECAIADSFRENYNLTDDRYYNEGGSNGLGGALAGEGLDASPRWRNRSDRHDWRRSDGVVGGANGAYSASASSHAAPWKGTNGSHQLPLPPLPHRSESGGGFQVEHDALRPHDQKGFEGNWARTSHENHPNGNSSYSYNRNGRAGDPISFNEPPSRGGGMNEDGKISATRGGNPEGEFPNGQYGTGPGSHVLNADQRYDDLRGRGGKSGTSKGLGKWDDAPGTGGINGGVNNPGATSASNFMDAHRDKNNEGKASPLWLVEGIMIKVITPGPFYNEIGRVTEVMKKSLYTILKIATEKTSFSIVSDAVIPLKPNRVNDEVLVVDDGKVVEGTVLDIQNDDVQVSTAQGIFTYHVGHIFLFKRQFP, encoded by the coding sequence ATGAGCGAGGCAAGCGTGGAGGGAAACGAATTGTTCAACGccgacgatgaggaggagcaggcGGAGGGTAACGCGGCTGATAAAGCGGTGGGCAACGCGGATGACCGGGCGGATGACCCCGCCGAAGGGGGCGCGCGcaggaagcggaaaaaggaacaccaGCATACGTCCCCGTACGTGGATAaggaggcggaggaggacgacgatgaagaggaagacggGGGACACGACGgtgatgacgacgatgacgaCGGTGATGACGATAacgatgacgatgatggGGGAGACGCCGAGTACAGGGAAAGAAAGGCCACCAGCAAGGGGGGGGCGAGTGGACtgaaaaagaggaaactGTCAAAGAAGAGGTACCTGTCGACCTTCCTAGACACAGAGGCGCAAGTGGGGGACgatgacgaggaggaggagtacGCCAGCTCCTACGTAGAGGAGTTTGAAGAGGccaaaaaattggagaaaaaaaaaatgtacgaaACGAAGCTGAAGAGTGGAACGAACCACCTAGCGCAGACCATTAACAAGCTATCGCAACGgtatgaaaatgaaaaggaaataaaagatACCCTTACAGATGGGGAGACACTAACAGATGAGGAGATGTCCGGAGATGAAGACGAGTATTTCGATGAAGGTGAATGCTTGTCGACGTTTGATAGCCCCAAAATGTGGCTGATAAAGTTGTTCAGAAATGGAGTGGAGAGAAATCTAGCCATGGGAATTTACtacaaatatatgaaattgAAAGACAACGATTTTAACATCAAGGGGGTGTACGTCTCGGATAACCTCAAAGGGTACATCTACGTCGAGGCGGACAGTCTATACATGCTAAAGAGATTCCTCTTAGGGTTCAAATTTATTAACCTAAATGAGATTACCATAGTACCAGTGCAAGAGTTaacatccattttttccatgtgCCACTCCAAAGTCATCATCCCAAAGGTGAATGAATACGTCCGCATTAAGAGAGGAGTGTACATGAATGATATAGGCCAAATATTTGAGGTGCACGAGAAGGGCATCTATGCCATCGTCAGGTTAATCCCCAGAATCGAATATGATAAGTACAACCATTTTAAGAAGGGGAACTACCACCTGGGGTTGACTGGCTCCATGAGCAAGGGACCCTCAGCCATGTTCGATGAGCACAGTGGGAAGACTGAATCGTATTACTTGGGGGATAAATTCGAAATGAATAGCCACGGTAGCAGGGCCATCATACCTGTAGGAACTGCCATCGGAGGGGATGCCAGAAATGGCCAAACGGCAAATGAACAACTGGAATTGTTAGACGAAGCGTTACAAattaagaggaagaaaaaaaaagaaaggccATTAAAAAAGCTATTCGATCGGGAAGAAATAGAACAAATAGGAGGAGTCATTGAACATGGACCCTACCCTAGAACgataaaatatcaaaataacatttttgaagaaaatggctaccttttaaaaaaaatgaacataaaatatttaatctCGGAAAATGCCAACATTACTTTGACGGAAATTAGAgactttaataaaaataacaccaATGAGGAGGACATCAACCTGCACGTGAGCAAATCTTTCATCAATAAGAATTCGCTGCACCTATTcaagaagggggagagggtCAAAATTATGAAGGGAGAGTTATACAACCTTATAGGTACCATAACCAATGTGAGTGAAAATGTCTTGACCATCAATCCGGATaatttggcaaaaaattttaagttcCTCCCAAGTGATGTAACTAAGTATTTCCTCGAAGGGGATAACGTAACGGTTATTAATGGAATTCATAAGGGAAAAAGTGGACTCATTTCGCTACTTGATTATAAGGAAAATGTCgctcttattttttctccctctttgaACACCGAATTTAGGTCCTCCATTCAAGACCTCTCTGCCTGTGAGCATAGCAGTAGTGAGGGACTCGGTGGGATTAACTCCCTCAATGGGTTCTCCATTGGCGACCTGATAGAACTCACCGACAGGCAAATTGGCATCCTAACCTACATCGATAGGAACAAGCACATTAGAGTCCTAACAAGCAATAACAAAACTTTGCACACCACCATTGGAACCATCACTTCGAAGCGGTCTGCGATTGGCCAAGTGTGTAAAGACGAAAATGGAAACATCATTCAGGCGAAGGACGTCATCCAAGTGGTGCGAGGGattcacaaaaataaagtggCCGTGGTGAACtacatttggaaaaataaagtctTTGCTAAGATTAACAAAAAGATTGAAGACAATGGGTTTGTCGTTCTGGACAATGAGAATTGCATACTCACGGGGAaccaaaatgagaagaaaaaaatcgtcaCCCATAATAATCTTTTTAGGGTGAATAGTAGCATGCTCCCCAGGAGGGTTAATACCTACCAGTCGTTCATTGGGAAAACtgtcaaaattttaagcGGCGTTTATAAGGGCCTCCTCGGAGACGTCATCGATGCCGAACGGGATGAGTTTACCCTCCTCTTGAAGATCAAGCCCAAGACCATTAGGCAGAAAAGAACCGAGTGCGCCATTGCGGACTCTTTCAGGGAGAATTACAACCTCACGGATGATAGGTATTACAACGAAGGGGGGAGCAACGGGCTGGGCGGCGCACTAGCGGGCGAGGGGTTGGACGCCTCCCCGAGGTGGAGAAACAGGAGTGACCGGCACGACTGGCGAAGGAGCGACGGGGTGGTTGGCGGTGCGAACGGTGCGTACAGCGCGAGCGCCTCTTCCCACGCCGCGCCGTGGAAGGGGACGAATGGCAGCCACCAGCTCCCGCTGCCCCCACTGCCGCACAGGAGTGAAAGCGGAGGGGGCTTTCAAGTGGAGCACGACGCGCTTCGCCCGCACGACCAGAAAGGCTTCGAAGGAAACTGGGCCAGGACTTCACACGAAAATCACCCAAACGGTAACAGCAGTTATAGCTACAATCGCAACGGGCGAGCAGGTGACCCGATTAGTTTTAACGAGCCACCTAGCAGGGGAGGAGGAATGAATGAGGATGGCAAAATAAGTGCCACCAGAGGGGGCAACCCGGAGGGAGAATTCCCCAATGGACAGTACGGGACAGGACCCGGTTCCCACGTGCTTAATGCCGACCAAAGATATGACGATCTCAGGGGAAGAGGCGGTAAAAGCGGCACCTCCAAGGGGCTAGGAAAATGGGATGACGCCCCAGGCACTGGTGGCATCAATGGAGGGGTGAACAACCCTGGAGCGACCAGTGCGTCTAATTTCATGGACGCACATCGAGACAAGAACAATGAAGGGAAGGCGTCCCCCCTTTGGCTAGTCGAAGGGATTATGATTAAGGTCATAACCCCGGGGCCCTTTTACAACGAAATTGGGAGAGTTACAGAAGTAATGAAGAAGAGCCTGTACACTATTCTAAAAATAGCAACCGAGAAAACGTCCTTTAGCATCGTGTCCGATGCCGTGATTCCTTTGAAGCCCAACAGAGTAAACGACGAAGTGCTCGTCGTGGATGACGGCAAGGTCGTCGAGGGAACTGTCCTTGACATACAGAATGACGACGTCCAGGTGAGTACCGCGCAGGGGATATTTACCTACCACGTggggcacatttttttgttcaagAGGCAGTTCCCGTGA
- a CDS encoding hypothetical protein, conserved (encoded by transcript PVX_113705A) has product MLRLNNARLFFKSKIRLSGGKQHPKWVVKDKEKYNIYTYDNSYYGENFRYNNFILHLRSYKYYIDYIVENIYRSVKNGGKFFFNPVKNIILKHNPDVRYQLVALMAFFGTTSAITCYHNGIYQNIIDVTNMLELGVVDDMKDNSFFDTQSEMQGKNIDDYSKDHERLTDLWERALKDATQKNSFDQLCSYLVIKDGDPIVNFKPKHIWRYNMIPYGENNPDTKTFEIPAHEKPFRSFALNFTYNNLSGNWGDYIDRRDNKGSLLRPSRYMFTDVIIPATK; this is encoded by the exons ATG tTGCGGCTAAACAATGCAAGactttttttcaaaagtaaAATTCGATTAAGTGGCGGCAAGCAGCATCCCAAATGGGTTGTAAAGGACAAAGAAAAGTATAACATATACACGTATGATAATTCCTATTATGGGGAAAATTTCAGATACAACAATTTTATCCTACATTTAAGATCATACAAGTATTATATTGACTATATAGTGGAGAACATTTACAGATCTGTTAAAAATGGtggaaaatttttcttcaatccTGTGaagaatattatattaaaacacAACCCAGATGTTCGTTACCAGTTGGTAGCGCTTATGGCTTTTTTCGGAACCACGTCAGCCATAACATGCTACCACAATGGCATCTACCAGAACATTATTGATGTGACAAATATGCTGGAGTTGGGAGTAGTAGACGATATGAAGGACAACAGCTTTTTCGACACGCAGAGCGAAATGCAGGGCAAAAATATCGACGATTATAGTAAGGACCATGAAAGGTTGACCGACTTGTG GGAACGGGCACTGAAGGACGCGACGCAGAAAAATAGCTTTGACCAACTGTGCAGCTACTTGGTCATAAAGGATGGCGATCCCATAGTTAACTTTAAGCCCAAGCATATCTGGAGATATAACATGATTCCCTATGGCGAAAATAACCCAGACACGAAGACGTTTGAAATTCCGGCACACGAGAAGCCCTTTAGATCCTTTGCATTAAACTTCACATATAATAATCTCTCAGGAAATTGGGGAGATTACATTGACAGAAGAGACAACAAGGGATCTTTGCTAAGACCGTCAAGGTACATGTTCACGGATGTAATAATACCCGccacaaaataa
- a CDS encoding hypothetical protein, conserved (encoded by transcript PVX_113690A) yields MPKRFLRRNAFYLPALFLGGASLSHYFASKELDEIEKEATKSIWGFSTGLVIGLVIGICIGTNYYYIFNKIFSLFDYFMRDDSEEKGG; encoded by the coding sequence atgcctaAACGATTCCTGAGGAGAAATGCATTTTACCTACCAGCGTTGTTCCTGGGCGGAGCGTCCTTGAGCCACTACTTCGCATCAAAAGAATTGGACGaaatagaaaaggaagcaacaAAATCCATTTGGGGATTTTCAACCGGACTAGTCATAGGCCTAGTAATAGGCATTTGCATAGGCACAAATTAttactacatttttaataaaatattttcgctCTTTGATTATTTCATGCGGGATGATTCGGAAGAAAAGGGTGGGTGA